One window from the genome of Candidatus Synechococcus calcipolaris G9 encodes:
- a CDS encoding fimbria/pilus periplasmic chaperone encodes MTTVLGAVLRAGSLAGLITGLMFTGIEGVLAGAAFHLAPMQTTFAPVGRGTTQSFEVVSSGTQPVAVEIHMVKRIIAPDGTETNPNADDEFIVYPPQILLNPGERQRVRVTWLGDPNPPQELTYRIVAEQLPINLGQIETQQGGRNVIIKTLFEYVGSVYITPRNAQADVGLDSLVAVANPRGGTQLKVTLINRGNRHQIMGRVSLAVQGENGEILQFSPEQLQAIAGENMLAGMKREFILPLPNGTPVGPMTGEFQVQP; translated from the coding sequence ATGACAACGGTTTTAGGGGCTGTGTTAAGGGCTGGCAGTCTCGCTGGTTTGATTACAGGCTTAATGTTTACGGGAATTGAGGGGGTTTTAGCGGGGGCTGCCTTTCATTTAGCACCGATGCAAACAACATTTGCACCCGTGGGCCGGGGCACGACCCAATCCTTTGAGGTGGTCAGTAGTGGAACCCAACCGGTGGCAGTAGAAATCCACATGGTGAAGCGAATCATTGCCCCAGATGGCACAGAAACCAATCCCAATGCCGACGATGAATTTATTGTTTACCCACCCCAAATTCTCTTGAACCCTGGGGAGCGGCAACGGGTACGGGTCACTTGGTTAGGGGATCCCAATCCGCCCCAAGAACTTACCTATCGCATTGTTGCCGAACAATTACCCATTAACCTAGGGCAAATAGAAACCCAACAGGGGGGGCGTAATGTCATTATCAAAACCCTGTTTGAATATGTGGGTTCTGTCTACATCACTCCTCGCAATGCCCAGGCGGATGTGGGCCTTGATTCCCTCGTTGCGGTGGCAAATCCCAGGGGTGGAACCCAACTCAAGGTGACATTGATCAATCGTGGGAACCGTCATCAAATTATGGGGCGGGTGTCTTTGGCGGTGCAGGGTGAAAATGGTGAAATCCTTCAATTTAGCCCGGAACAACTCCAGGCGATCGCCGGGGAAAATATGCTGGCAGGAATGAAACGGGAGTTTATCTTACCCCTGCCCAACGGCACACCAGTGGGGCCCATGACGGGGGAATTTCAGGTTCAGCCCTAG
- a CDS encoding TrkH family potassium uptake protein, whose amino-acid sequence MTVPRTICLGFLTVIAIGTVLLMLPFATSSGEWNQFIVALFTATSAVCVTGHIVVDTATYFSPLGQVIILLLIQVGGLGYMTANTFLIILLGRKFNLREKIAIQQALDRQGIQGARQLVRSIFGLTLLFEITGIIVLWFVFQGQFSPQQSLWFALFHSISAWNNAGFSLFSDNLIGFQMSVPLNFMISALIIFGGIGYEVIFEFYTWMRECLKLWANPGRLARKAALMNFSLNFKIVTSTTAVLLILGTVAFFFTETRSPQEFDIFSTSQQILLAWFQSVTARTAGFNTIDIGSMANGALVITIALMFIGGSPGGTAGGIKTTTLRILTGITKSTLRGKENVLLYERQVPTSLILKAVAVTVGSFFMVILSTTFIAISEPDIDFIKILFEVVSAFATVGLSTGITASLSIISKVLLIITMFVGRVGVLLLMGAVIGDPRPTSVHYPEENLLVG is encoded by the coding sequence ATGACCGTTCCCCGCACAATCTGCCTAGGCTTTCTCACCGTGATTGCGATCGGGACAGTGCTGTTGATGTTGCCCTTCGCCACCAGTAGTGGGGAGTGGAACCAATTCATTGTCGCCCTATTCACTGCCACGTCGGCGGTCTGTGTTACGGGCCATATTGTGGTGGATACGGCCACCTATTTTTCACCCCTAGGGCAAGTCATTATCTTGCTCCTGATTCAAGTGGGGGGACTGGGCTATATGACCGCCAACACCTTTCTCATTATCTTGCTAGGGAGAAAATTTAATCTACGGGAAAAAATTGCCATTCAACAGGCCCTCGATCGCCAGGGCATCCAAGGGGCAAGGCAATTAGTACGCTCCATTTTCGGCTTAACCCTACTCTTTGAAATCACTGGCATTATTGTGCTTTGGTTTGTTTTCCAGGGACAGTTCAGCCCCCAACAGAGCCTCTGGTTTGCCCTTTTTCATAGTATTAGTGCCTGGAATAATGCCGGATTTAGTTTATTTAGTGACAACCTAATCGGGTTTCAAATGTCTGTCCCATTAAACTTCATGATCTCTGCCCTAATTATTTTTGGTGGCATTGGCTATGAGGTAATCTTTGAATTTTATACCTGGATGAGGGAATGCCTGAAACTATGGGCGAATCCTGGTCGTCTAGCTCGAAAGGCCGCTTTAATGAACTTTAGCCTGAACTTTAAGATTGTGACGAGTACCACCGCCGTCCTTTTGATTTTAGGAACCGTTGCCTTCTTTTTTACGGAAACGCGATCGCCCCAGGAATTTGATATTTTTTCAACCAGTCAACAAATCCTTTTAGCTTGGTTTCAGTCCGTAACCGCTCGTACCGCCGGGTTCAATACCATTGATATTGGCTCAATGGCCAATGGAGCATTAGTGATTACCATTGCCCTGATGTTCATTGGTGGGAGTCCAGGGGGAACTGCCGGTGGCATTAAAACAACAACCCTGCGGATTTTAACGGGAATTACCAAATCGACCCTCCGCGGCAAAGAGAATGTCCTTCTCTACGAGCGTCAAGTTCCAACCTCCCTGATTCTCAAGGCGGTGGCTGTTACCGTAGGCTCCTTTTTTATGGTGATTTTATCGACGACATTTATCGCCATTTCAGAGCCAGATATTGATTTTATTAAGATTTTATTTGAGGTGGTTTCCGCCTTTGCTACGGTCGGTCTTTCCACAGGAATTACGGCAAGTTTAAGCATCATTTCTAAGGTGTTGCTAATTATTACCATGTTTGTCGGCCGGGTAGGGGTACTGCTATTGATGGGGGCAGTTATTGGCGATCCGCGGCCCACCTCTGTCCATTACCCAGAAGAAAATCTGTTGGTGGGCTAA
- a CDS encoding type II toxin-antitoxin system VapC family toxin, with the protein MNETVYIETSILGYLTARSTKNLILAANIEITKEWWQSRRSVFTLYISKIVLDEVARGDPEIAANRLEILSEVPLVELNQAVQSLAAHFLSRSNLPPKASDDAVHIAAATVHGLDYLLTWNCKHIANAQIQRKLEEISFDLGYQLPVICTPYELLGD; encoded by the coding sequence ATGAATGAAACTGTTTATATCGAAACCAGTATTCTGGGCTATCTCACAGCTAGATCAACCAAAAACCTGATTCTGGCAGCAAATATAGAAATTACAAAGGAGTGGTGGCAGTCTCGTCGGAGTGTTTTCACACTTTATATCTCAAAAATTGTCCTGGATGAGGTGGCACGGGGAGATCCTGAGATTGCGGCTAATCGGCTGGAAATTCTCAGTGAAGTCCCCTTAGTTGAACTCAATCAAGCTGTGCAAAGTTTAGCAGCCCATTTTCTTTCCCGTAGCAACCTTCCGCCTAAGGCTTCTGACGATGCGGTTCACATTGCTGCTGCCACCGTCCACGGCTTGGATTACCTGCTAACCTGGAATTGTAAGCATATTGCAAACGCCCAGATTCAAAGGAAACTTGAAGAAATCAGTTTTGATCTTGGATACCAACTACCTGTAATTTGCACTCCCTACGAATTATTAGGAGATTGA